Proteins encoded by one window of Cloeon dipterum chromosome 4, ieCloDipt1.1, whole genome shotgun sequence:
- the LOC135943070 gene encoding collagenase-like yields MIKLLVLAALASTAYGAAVPSSRIFGGELVQPGQFGFQASLEHGMYFCTGVLISPSTVITSASCLQYSNEPLRITIGAVNFQNVEAEGAELRYAQRHQILYHEAYNPDPETIENNVALVQIDPPIKHNKFKPVQLPAKSMINEFLNTTQVTIMGWDQTFSGGPSDDNLYYAETYTYNFEDCLFLYGAYHLHETQLCLDRRLPTLPTPCYDDYGGPMLAQDEAGHYILIGTHSHKDRYVNNIGCFESTIPVVYSRVAAFLDWIEINVPDVTIKP; encoded by the exons ATGATTAAACTGCTTGTGTTAGCTGCTCTCGCGTCAACTGCTTATGGG GCTGCTGTGCCCAGTAGTCGGATTTTTGGTGGCGAACTTGTGCAACCGGGCCAGTTTGGATTTCAAGCATCCTTAGAGCATGGGATGTACTTTTGCACTGGTGTATTGATATCTCCGAGTACTGTCATCACGTCAGCATCATGTCTTCAATACTC caATGAACCGTTGCGGATTACAATCGGTGCTGTTAACTTCCAAAACGTCGAAGCAGAAGGAGCTGAATTGAGATACGCTCAACGCCATCAGATTTTGTACCATGAAGCGTATAATCCCGATCCCGAGACCATTGAAAACAATGTTGCCTTGGTTCAGATTGATCCACCAATCAAACACAACA AGTTTAAGCCTGTCCAACTTCCCGCAAAATCCATGATCAATGAATTCCTCAACACAACTCAAGTAACAATAATGGGATGGGATCAAACATTCTCAG gaggTCCATCTGATGACAATCTTTACTACGCGGAGACGTACACGTACAATTTCGAGGACTGTCTTTTCCTGTATGGAGCCTATCACTTGCACGAAACGCAGCTCTGTCTGGACAGAAGGCTTCCAACTCTGCCCACTCCGTGCTACGACGACTATGGAGGACCAATGTTGGCTCAGGATGAGGCGGGCCATTACATTCTCATCGGCACCCATTCTCATAAGGACAGATATGTCAACAACATCGGTTGCTTCGAGTCAACCATCCCCGTCGTTTACTCTCGAGTCGCTGCGTTCCTTGATTGGATCGAAATAAATGTACCTGATGTCACAATTAAACCTtaa